The nucleotide sequence AGCCAAGTGTATGGCCTGAGCCAGCTTCGTGATTATACCTTTGAAGATCAACGCATTGGTTTAAATTCGACCTTCAGTAAGTATATTGGTAACAACAACTATGGTCATCAGATCACTTATGGTCTCGACTATGAGTTTTCAACCATGTCCCGTCACCGCACCGTTAATAATGTGGGCGGGGCGATTGTGCATCCCTTTACTTTTGCCGAGACCGACAGTCAGCGCCTCGGGGTATTTGTGCAAGACGATGTTACTTTACTGAATGGTGATTTGAATTTAATCGGCGGCTTGCGTTATGACTATTTCAATAACACCCCAGATAAGGCGCAGGCCGAGGCCGGTTTAGAAGAAGATTATGTAGAAAGTAATTTTGAACCTATGCGTGACAGTTTCTGGTCGCCAAAGTTAGGTTTAGTCTACAAGCTATCTGACTCTGTCAGTGTCTATGGCCAGTATGCCTATGGTTACAAGATGCCAACTCCAGATCAAAAATGGGGTGAACTTGAAGTTGAAGCAGGTCCTACTGATGTATTGATTAAAGCCAATTACGATCTTAAATCTGAAGAGTCACACACATGGGAAATAGGTGTTCGAGGTAACCATACGGATACGCGATATGAATTGACCGTTTTTTATACCCTAGCTAAAGATTTTATTGACTGGGAGTTTGTTCCTGAAGGTAGCAAGCCTCCATTTAAGTATAATTATCGATATTTTAATCGTGATGAAGTGAAGTTGTATGGCGCTGAAGCTCAAATTAATCATTGGTTGAATGATGAAGTTGAATTGTGGAGTAATATTTCATACACCTATGGTACTGATGAGAAAGGATATTATCTCAACAGCATTAGTCCACTGAAAGGTAATGTCGGTGCCTCTTGGTACACAGATATTAGCGGTATGGAAGCTGAGTTTGGAACTGTGGTTCGTTGGGCAGACAAGATGGATCGCACCACAGATCTAGACCTGTTCCGACCTGTTGGAATCCCTAGTTTGGATGCCATGACCAAAGATTGGAATAGTGTTTATGATACCGCTGGTTATGCGGTTTTAGATTTAACCTTTGGTCTGCGAATTAATGACAGTTGGAATCTGCGTGCTGGCGTATTTAACGTCTTAGATAAAGAATATGTGGATTACGCCGATGTGGCTGGTCAATCAGTATTCTTGCTGGATAAATCGATGAACCTTGAGTATGAAGACTTTACTCAACCGGGTCGCTATTTTAACGTCAGTGTTAACTACAAGTTTTAATTAGTCGTTATCTAATAACAACGCCCGCAATTAGCGGGCGTTTTTTATGGGTGTTGTGCAATGATGGCCACTCTAGGATTGCGGCGCCCGTAAGCGGGCACTGAGTAAATGGCCAAATTGAAACAGGCCAAGCCCCACCACCACAAAGCTCGCGCCTAACAATAACTGCGAGGTGAGTGGCTCATGGTTTAAGAGGCTGCCGAGCATAATGGCAAAGACAGGGGTTATTAGCGTCACTAAGGTCACTGTGCTGGCGGGTAAGTGCTGCAAAATATAAAAATAGGCAATAAAGCCTACTAACGAGCCAAAAATCCCTAAGTATACAATCGCCCACAGCGAGCGGTTATTGATATCAAGGGTGGGCATGGAGGCATCAAATAGCAGGGCGGCCAGCATAAAAAACGGCAGAGAAAAGCCAAGGGAGCCAACCGTTGTGGCTAATGGGTGAATATGCACCTTAATGGTTTTTATCAACACGCCGCTTAAGCTAAATAGACTCATGGCGCATAGCACTAAAGCCACGCCAATTAAGCTGCCTTGAGAGTTTGCCACATTGGCTAAACACACTATCCCAAGCCCCACAAAAGCAATAAAAAATGCCAGCAATTTTAATGGGCTAAAGCCTGCCTCTTTTAAAATCCACTGTGATAATAAGCCCGACATTAATGGCGATAATCCAAAAATCAGCGACATAGTGCCTGATGGTAAATAAAGCGCCGCAAAATAACTGAGTAACATGCCGCCGACTATGCCTATGGTGGAATAGCCATAGAGCTGCAATGCCTGCTTATTGATGGGCAGGCGAATGCGCAGCACCACTAACAGCAGCCCGCCTAAGATAAAGGCGATTAGCATGCGTAGCAGTACCGCCATTGTCGGATGGACTTGTTCACTGCTCCAGACAATCCCAAGCGGGGTTGTTGACCAGACGATAATGCCAATGACAAACGCTATGGGTACAGCTTTTGGCAGACCCGCTGCTGGCGAGGGTGACTGTATTGAGGGTTGTGGCTGTGGCGTACTTAGTGACATGAATTTCCTTGTTCATTAACTTTGTGCACTTTGTCTAATCAGACATCATGCCATAAGTCGTAACTATCATCAGTTGTAACTAACATAAAAATACCTAGCATAAAAAAATACCGAGCATTAATGCTCGGTATTAAATCGTAAGCTCAGTATTAGTTGGGCGACTCTTGCTTAACTCGTTAGCCCGCGAACTTTTGCATAAAGCCTGACACTGAATAGAGCGAGCCCGCGGCCATTAAGGCAACTACTATCATGCCCATTACCGTTAAATATTTAGGGTGCTGATAATCCCCAATAATGTCTTTGCGAGTGCTAGCAATTAAGATGACGCTGAGCACTATAGGTAAAATCAAGCTGTTGACTAATCCCGCTAACATCAAGAGCAACAAAGGTAAATCAACCGCTAAGGTGGCTAAGGTTGTCAGCACAATAAAGCCTAAGCAGTATTGGCGCTCATGGCGGGCAATGGCTGGCACTAAGGTCTTAATCAGTGAAATCGCCATGTAAGAATTACCAACCACTGAGGTAATAGCAGCCACAAACAAGACTAAGCCAAAGATATGGTAGCCAAGTTGGCCAGCGCCTTGTAAAAAGGCGTCAGCGGCAGGGTTCTTCATATCCAAAGTCACGCCTTTAACTATCACGCCTAATACCGCTAAAAACAGCAGCACTCGAATCACCACGGCAATGCCAATCCCCATCCACGCGGCTTGTTTGATGGATTGAATGGCATCTTTGCCTTTAAAGCCTAAGTCCACCATGCGCTGAGCGCCGGTATAATAACCACCAACCGCGCCGCCAACGATAGTTAAGGTCGGTAAAAATAGACTGCTGAAATCTGAAGGGGAAACGGCGGCGATTAAGGTCGGCACTATCGGCGCTTGAGTGGTCAAGGCGACATAAGCAATCAGGACTATCATCAGCATGCCTAAATAGCGCGCCATTCTATCCATTTGTTTGGCGGCGTGATGAGCCACAAACAGTAAACAACCTAAAGCGCCTGTGATTAAGGTGCCCCAAAAGGTGTCTATGCCGGTTAATACTTGAATGCCCATGGCTGAGCCGCTGATATTACCAAAGTTAAAGGCGACCGCGCCTAATGCCAGTAATGAGCCAATCCCATAACCAAGCCCAGGGGTGACCTTATTGGCGATATCTTGAATGCGCAGCCCAGAAACTCCGACTACGCGCCATAAGTTCATCACAATCACGAAGGTCAAAAAGACGGAGGCTAAGATAGGAAAAGCCATGTCCATTTGATAAATGCTGGTAAACACTGTGGTTTGCGTCAGAAATCCAGGCCCTACCGAAGTAGTTGCCATTAAGCATGCCAAGCTAATTAATGCCGTTTTTTGAGGTAAAGCAGTTGGCGCTAGTGCTGAGACTGGCGGGGTATGAGCTAAGGCAGAAGATGAGCTGTGCATGTATGGTCCTGAAATTAGTGTTTCTTCTTTTAGAAAAAAAAGAAACCCAACTGACAGGATCAGTTGCGGCTAAGATGTTTATCGATTTGCTTGCGGGTAAACAGGCGCAATATAGGGCTGAATTAGCTTTAGATCCAGTTATTTATGATTTTAAAGCGCCTTAGTGTGACCAATGTCTTGCTGCGGCCAATTAATGCGTTATTGGTGTGGTTAGTGTTTTTGTGGGCGTGATCTCAATTTTTTGTCGATTAGCAGCGCTGTCGTTGAGGATGTGAGGCATATATAGCAATAATGCTAGTATTGCCCGCCTAATTATCGGCAAGTTTGCGTTATTTATCAGTATCAGTGCCAACATCCTTAGCCATAACTGGAGTTGTTAGTAAGCACCCAGCTAGCTATAGGTAAAAAGCCGGCAACGACAGCGGTTGAAATTTAACAGCAGAATAATTAACTATCCCCACTCACAGAAGATGAGCACGCGCCATGATGACCCTTATGACACGTTTATTATTAGTATTGCTAGCCTTAGCGCAGCCATTAGCTATGGCATGGGCGCAAGCTCCTAGTCAGTTAGTCACTCAAGAGCCTGATTCAATCGCGCCAGCTGCTAATCTGCAAACTCAGATTGAATATTGGCAAACTAAGCTGCAAGTCAAAATAGGCGTGGCCGTGCTTAATACGGCTAACGGTCAGTATTGGGGGTTTCAAGACGAGCAGCGTTTTCCTATGGCAAGCACCATGAAGATGCTGGCCTGCGCTAAATTACTCTATGATGCCGACAATAACCGCTTGCAGCTAAGTGATAAAGTAACAATTGAGGCTGCTGATATTATTACTTATTCGCCCATGACTGAGCCGTTAATAGGTCAGGCGATTAGCGTCAATGATGCTTGTCAGATGACATTAACTAGCAGCGATAATACCGCCGCCAATATAGTGCTTGATGCCATTGGTGGACCTGTGGCCTTAACGCAGTTTTTACGCGCGCAGGGCGATGCTATTACTCGCCTTGATAGATGTGAGCCTGAGCTTAACCAAGGTATGCCAGAGGATGTACGTGACACCACAAGCCCCAAAGCCGTAGTGCATACTTGGCAGCAGTTACTCACGGCTAAGGTATTAAGTGAGAGCGCTAAGGCGCAGCTCACGACTTGGTTGCAACACAATCAAGTAGCTAATGATTTATTGCGCAAGACGCTGCCGCAAGGCTGGCTGATTGCCGATAGAAGCGGCGCAGGTGGCTATGGCGCCAGAGGGATAGTGGCTATGGTTTGGCAGCCAGAACAAGCACCAGTATTTATCAGTATTTACTTGCATCAAACCACTGCCAGCATGGAGCAGCGCAATCAAGCCATTGCCGCCATAGGCGACGCGATATTCGTAGCGCTGCAAAATAAAAGTGTTGATGAGAGCGCAGATAATAACAGTGAATAATTGGCGTAAATGAAAAGGCTTATCATCGGCGCTTCATTGTGCGCCTGTGATACCTAAGAGATAAAGCCAAGCATGGTTAATCAGTCATTACGATTAATAGCGCCGCCGTTGAAAGAATCGATACAATAAATATAATTTCCTTTCGAATGGCATAAAGGTAGCGCATATCTAATGTCCTTAGTTGTACGGGTTAACGTTGCAATGATCACTGCTATTAAATTAGTGCCTAGATTGGTAAAAAAGTGTGATCGCAATCACTTGAGGTGATTAATTTTCGATCATCAACATCCGCTGGCGGCTAACTTTGCGTCGGCTACACTTGCTATTATTAATGGCCTAGATTAAATGTAGCGCTAATTGCTTGAAATGTAAGCGGTAGGGCGGTTTTACTCGTTAAGCTTGGCAAGGTTTGCTATTGTGATGACGCTGTTACGCTTGCGAACTAGCACATCCAATAGCCTTTAAGGAGAAGATCATTGGCTTTAGCGCACCCACAGATAGCTGCCATGCTCAACGAGTTGAATTGCCGTAGTAATTTCAACATCCATAATGTGACTGAATATATGCTGCCGCAGACTAAGGAGCCTATTTATCTGCACTTACAAGGTAAGCAAGCCTGTATTGTCATCCGCCCTGCCTTTGAAGTGTTTGCCAGTGAATTAACCGGTATTGCTGGAGTTAATGGCCAGTATGAATATCATCACAATGCGCAAATGACGCGCTTTCCGACGCGCCAGCATAAAGGTATTAGCGAAACCCATTATGGCCTAGCCTTTACTTTTGATACCCCAGAAGCCTTACGGGATTTTATGACGCGCTTGCTGGCGATTGTCACTGGCTAAGTGGCTTATTGATGAGTTATGTGGCTTATTTAACTAAGCCACATAACTAGGTAAATCATTTTCAAGCCATTGCTAATTCATAGCTAATCCATAGCTAAGTCATTCAGAACGCGCTTTATCGCCACTTCTATTTCCCGCCGCATCTTCATTATCAATGGGTTAAATTACCATTAGCTTGTGCGCTTATCGTGTACGGCAATACTCATCATACCCCCTCAGTTTTTCTGCAAACATTAAAGTTAAGTCGCTGAATTATATAGACGAGGTGGACGTCAGATTAAACCTTGTTAGTCTAGCGTTTGAGATCGCAACTTAGTGGTTTTTGTCTAGTTTACGGCGATGAAATAAGTATATTAGCGCCAATTTTGCTGCACTCTATTGTTAGGCAGCTGGGCTCTGATGGATAGGCTAATGATTGGTTTCAAATTTAAAATCAATGACCTGATATTGCATACTTGCGAGAGCAAGCTGTGTTTTCAGGATAAGACCTTGTGCATTGAGCCAAGGCTAGTCAACTTATTAGCTTTTTTAGCCCAGCATACAGATACGGTATTTTCCCGCGAAGAAATCATTCAAGCTGTGTGGGACGGCGCGGTAGTGACCGAGCAAGTGGTTACTCAGTCAGTGTTTGAACTGCGTAAAATTCTTAATGAATGTCAGCATGGCGACATCATAGTGACCATTCCTAAGCGCGGTTATAAGCTCGCCGCGCAGGTCACCTTGATTGATGAATTAGATGAGATTAACTGCGGCTGCGAAGGTACAGCCGAGCATAATAGTCATGGAATGAGTACTTATGGATTGAGTGCCAATCAAGGTAATGATGGCGAGGCGAAAGTAAACTCGGCCGAGGCTCATCATCAGCGAAATGATGCTTGCCATAAACTTAATAGCGCAGCGTCAAAACATCAGGAAGCTGCTGGCTGCGCCGCAATTACGCCATTTCCATCAGCGCCATTAAGTCGCGCTTTGGCAGATTTTAATCGTACTGAAGGCTTAGGGCGTTCTTGGTTCAAATCCTTGTGGGCACTGGCTGATAACGTGGCGCACAGGTTACTGGACGTATTGATTCTAACCACGTTAGTGGTGGTCGTGGGCTATTTAGCCTTGT is from Shewanella sp. SNU WT4 and encodes:
- a CDS encoding TonB-dependent hemoglobin/transferrin/lactoferrin family receptor, which codes for MNKLSLSILALAIAQTLSLQAHAASVAAAETTEKSAKNDHQVQEVIVVSGSRMEQNIEQVAGSILVIDEDEINNNMSNDFGSIFRNQSSVAVKGGAGKSTSITIRGIGGNRVMMVKDGVRVNNQYASPLGPGAEGTGRGLTEVQSLKQVEVVKAAASTMYGSDALGGVVVMRTKDAADYLLGEDYYVSMNAGYAGINNEYTAGFTSAAAYGNFENLLSYQHRKGEELPNYFDTQPDSDLVQDSVLFKSKYHFNDYTSVQLTLDYLEQTLKRWEYEFDSKTGALKENIDTDRDTQVINGALQLVSNKPTQMHDILTVTAYFGNTEQLEHRDYFKKTKPSQVYGLSQLRDYTFEDQRIGLNSTFSKYIGNNNYGHQITYGLDYEFSTMSRHRTVNNVGGAIVHPFTFAETDSQRLGVFVQDDVTLLNGDLNLIGGLRYDYFNNTPDKAQAEAGLEEDYVESNFEPMRDSFWSPKLGLVYKLSDSVSVYGQYAYGYKMPTPDQKWGELEVEAGPTDVLIKANYDLKSEESHTWEIGVRGNHTDTRYELTVFYTLAKDFIDWEFVPEGSKPPFKYNYRYFNRDEVKLYGAEAQINHWLNDEVELWSNISYTYGTDEKGYYLNSISPLKGNVGASWYTDISGMEAEFGTVVRWADKMDRTTDLDLFRPVGIPSLDAMTKDWNSVYDTAGYAVLDLTFGLRINDSWNLRAGVFNVLDKEYVDYADVAGQSVFLLDKSMNLEYEDFTQPGRYFNVSVNYKF
- a CDS encoding DMT family transporter; translated protein: MSLSTPQPQPSIQSPSPAAGLPKAVPIAFVIGIIVWSTTPLGIVWSSEQVHPTMAVLLRMLIAFILGGLLLVVLRIRLPINKQALQLYGYSTIGIVGGMLLSYFAALYLPSGTMSLIFGLSPLMSGLLSQWILKEAGFSPLKLLAFFIAFVGLGIVCLANVANSQGSLIGVALVLCAMSLFSLSGVLIKTIKVHIHPLATTVGSLGFSLPFFMLAALLFDASMPTLDINNRSLWAIVYLGIFGSLVGFIAYFYILQHLPASTVTLVTLITPVFAIMLGSLLNHEPLTSQLLLGASFVVVGLGLFQFGHLLSARLRAPQS
- a CDS encoding divalent metal cation transporter gives rise to the protein MATTSVGPGFLTQTTVFTSIYQMDMAFPILASVFLTFVIVMNLWRVVGVSGLRIQDIANKVTPGLGYGIGSLLALGAVAFNFGNISGSAMGIQVLTGIDTFWGTLITGALGCLLFVAHHAAKQMDRMARYLGMLMIVLIAYVALTTQAPIVPTLIAAVSPSDFSSLFLPTLTIVGGAVGGYYTGAQRMVDLGFKGKDAIQSIKQAAWMGIGIAVVIRVLLFLAVLGVIVKGVTLDMKNPAADAFLQGAGQLGYHIFGLVLFVAAITSVVGNSYMAISLIKTLVPAIARHERQYCLGFIVLTTLATLAVDLPLLLLMLAGLVNSLILPIVLSVILIASTRKDIIGDYQHPKYLTVMGMIVVALMAAGSLYSVSGFMQKFAG
- the bla gene encoding class A beta-lactamase; this encodes MTRLLLVLLALAQPLAMAWAQAPSQLVTQEPDSIAPAANLQTQIEYWQTKLQVKIGVAVLNTANGQYWGFQDEQRFPMASTMKMLACAKLLYDADNNRLQLSDKVTIEAADIITYSPMTEPLIGQAISVNDACQMTLTSSDNTAANIVLDAIGGPVALTQFLRAQGDAITRLDRCEPELNQGMPEDVRDTTSPKAVVHTWQQLLTAKVLSESAKAQLTTWLQHNQVANDLLRKTLPQGWLIADRSGAGGYGARGIVAMVWQPEQAPVFISIYLHQTTASMEQRNQAIAAIGDAIFVALQNKSVDESADNNSE